In Polaribacter pacificus, the genomic window AGGCCTTCTTTTCGGAATTATATTAAGCAAATCAGAAGTGGTTTCTTGGTATCGAATTTATGAAATGTTTAAGTTTCAATCGTTTCATATGTATGGGATTATTGGAAGTGCAATTTTTATTAGTATTATTTTGATGCAGCTTTTTAAAAAAGGCACTATAAAGAATGTTGATGGAAATCAAATTACAGTAAAAGAAAAGAAAAAAGGAATTGTAAGAACGCTGTTAGGCGGGATTATTTTTGGTTTGGGCTGGGCGCTTTCTGGAATCTGTGCTGGACCAATCTTTGTTTTATTAGGTCATGGCTCACTTCCTATTTTAGTGGTGTTATTAGGGGCTATTTTAGGCGCTTTCTTATACGGATTGATAAGTAAAAAACTACCTCATTAATGGAAGCTCATTGGACTTTATCAGATGCACAGTTTGAGGACCAATTTACATTTGGGACTTTTAAACCTCTTTGGTTTAGTCATGAGGCACATTTGAGATTGGCCTGGATGTATATCACAAAGTATGGAGTTCAAAAAGCTTTTGAAATGTATAAAAGTCAATTGCTTGCTTTTGCCGTTAAGCATTTGGCAAAAAACAAATTTAATCTCACTGTAACCTATGCATCAATTAAAGTTGTAGCTGGCTATTGTGAACGATCCAATTCAAGCAATTTTAAAGATTTTCTTCAGGAATTTCCAGAACTCAAAACCAATTTTAAAGAGCTTTTAAGTGCACACTATTCTATAAATATTTTTAGTGATTCTGTTGCCAAGCAACAAATCTTAGAACCTGACCTAGTTCCTTTTTGATGAGCACACTTATTGACAGTTTTGGAAGACAAATAAATTACGTGCGTTTGGCCGTAACGGATCGCTGTAATTTGCGTTGCCAATACTGCATGCCTGCTCACGGCATAGAGATAGTTCCTCGTAAAGAGTTATTAAGCTACAAAGAAATGTATCGGGTAATCCGCGTACTCACAGAGTTGGGTGTCAATAAGATTCGCTTAACAGGTGGCGAGCCTTTTGTGCGTAAAGATTTTATCGGTTTTTTAGAAATGTTATCGTTTAATGATTTGTTAGACGATATCAATATCACTACAAATGGTGCACTTATTTACAATCATATAGAAACCTTAGAAAAGCTTAAAAAAGTAAAGAATATCAATTTGAGTATTGATAGTTTACAGGCGGATAAATTTAATGAGATAACACGCAGAAATGTATTTGATGAGGTTTTTAAGACCATGGAGGCTTTAGAAAAGAGCAGCATGAATTTAAAACTAAATGTGGTTGTACAATCTGGGATTAACACCGACGAAATTACAGATTTTGTTCGATTGACAAAAGACAAAGACATCGCCGTTCGATTTATCGAAGAAATGCCTTTTAACGGAAAAGGGCAACGTGAAATGCAAGAAGCGTGGAATTATAATACGATCTTAAACGAGATAAAATCTGAGTTTGATGTTACAGAAATGAAATCCGAAAAATCATCAACATCACGTAATTTTTTGATAGAAAATCACAAAGGTTCTATCGGAATTATTCCTGCATTTACAAGGACTATTTGTGGCGATTGTAACAGAATTAGAATTACATCAACCGGCACTTTTAAAAACTGTTTGTTTGATGATGGTGTTTTTAATTTAAGAGATTTTATAAGAAATGGTGCTTCTAACCAAGATTTAAAAGAACTTTTTTTAAGTTTAGTAAAAGAAAAGCCAGAAAATGGTTTTGTTGCAGAAGCAAACAGAACCAAAGGGAATGTTTCTGAAAGTATGAGTACAATTGGAGGGTAGTATGGAGCGTTTAAAAAATATTTTTGAAATTCATGCAACAGAAACAGGTATATTTATTGTAGCTCTTTGTTTATTATTAATAATTATTGAAATTATTACTTTAGTTAAGCCAGACACAGATAATTCAAAATTTATAACATTAAAATCTTTTTTTAAAGATTGGTTCTTTTTATTATTAATGCTATTTCTTGGATTACATCTTATATTTAAAAACGTATAATGATTTCAGTAGAAGAAGCTTTACAAATTGTTATAGACTCAGCACAAGATTTTGGTGTTGAAGAGATTCCGTTTATCCAATCTGCTGGGAGAATCCTAAAAGAACAGATAAAAGCTGATAGAGATTTCCCGCCTTTCAATAGAGTTGCTATGGACGGAATTGCCATTGCGTATTCATCATTTAAAAACGGACAAAGAAGTTTTAAAATTGAAGGAATTCAGGCGGCAGGAAGTGAGCAAATTAGCTTGCAAAATTTAGAAAATTGTATCGAAGTAATGACAGGTGCTGTGTTGCCAAACAAATGCGATGCAGTTATTCGGTATGAGGATGTTTTCATCGAAAATGGAATAGCAACAATTAGCATTGATGCTGTTACGGATGGACAAAATATTCATCAAAAAGGAAAAGATGAAAAGGCAGGAGATGTATTAATCAAACAAAACACAATCATTTCTGCAGCAGAAATTGGCGTCTTGGCAACGGTTGGAAAATCAACAGTAAAAGTTGCCAAACAACCCAAAGTGATGATTGTTTCGACGGGTGATGAATTGGTTGCTGTTGATGATGTTCCTTTAGCTCATCAAATTAGAAGAAGCAATGTGTTTACTTTAGTTTCTTTGTTAGAAAAATTGCATATTCCTTCAGAAACAGCACATCTTACAGATGATAAACCCATCTTAAAAGAAAAAATAAAATCCTTTTTAGCAACCTACGATGTTTTACTTTTTAGCGGAGCGGTAAGCAAAGGAAAATTTGATTTTTTACCAGAAGTTTTAGCAGAGTTGGGAGTGGTTAAAAGTTTTCACAAAGTAGCACAAAGGCCAGGAAAACCCTTTTGGTTTGGACAAACTAAAAACTCTAGTGTTTTTGCATTTCCGGGGAACCCAATTTCTACCTTTGTCAATTGTTTGGCGTATTTTTATCCTTGGTATTTCAAATCTATTGGTGTTGAACTACAAGAAGAGAATGCAATTTTATCAGAAGACGTTTCTTTTAAACCAAATTTAGCATACTTTTTGCAAGTACAATTAAGCTATCGTTATGGGCATTTAATTGCCTCACCAATTACAGGAAATGGTTCTGGCGATTTGGCAAGTTTGGTAAAGGCTGATGCATTTATCCAATTGCCAGCAAATCAGAATGAGTTTAAAAAAGGAGAAGTTTTTAAGATAATTCGCTATCGCTAATCAATGATGATTATGAAAAACTTCCTAATTTAGCAAAGAAGAAGTTTAAATAGCTTCTCGATACAATTTTCTCATAAAATCGAAAATCACTCGAAGTACTCGAAGTAACAATACGCACTGTCAGTTTGAGTTAATTTGAGAGGAACGAACAAATTTGTATCGAGAACACTTAAACTAAAAATTAAGCACTTAACATTTATAACTTCAAGCGTGAGCGACTTTACACATATAAATAAAAAGAACAATCCTAAAATGGTAAACGTTTCTGATAAGAAAATTACCAAGAGAACAGCCACAGCAAAAGCAAGCATGTTTTTAGGGTCAGAAATCATTTCTCATTTTACAGATGATGAGTTAGTCACCAAGAAGGGGCCTGTTTTTCAGACGGCAATTATTGCTGGAATTCAAGGTGTTAAAAAAACCTCAGAACTAATACCCATGTGTCATCCATTATTAATTAACGGAGTAGATATTGATGTTGAAATTGTGGATGAAGAGAACATAGAAGTTTTTTGCAAAGTAACTATTGAAGGAAA contains:
- a CDS encoding DUF6691 family protein, whose amino-acid sequence is MKNIRFLIIGLLFGIILSKSEVVSWYRIYEMFKFQSFHMYGIIGSAIFISIILMQLFKKGTIKNVDGNQITVKEKKKGIVRTLLGGIIFGLGWALSGICAGPIFVLLGHGSLPILVVLLGAILGAFLYGLISKKLPH
- the moaA gene encoding GTP 3',8-cyclase MoaA gives rise to the protein MSTLIDSFGRQINYVRLAVTDRCNLRCQYCMPAHGIEIVPRKELLSYKEMYRVIRVLTELGVNKIRLTGGEPFVRKDFIGFLEMLSFNDLLDDINITTNGALIYNHIETLEKLKKVKNINLSIDSLQADKFNEITRRNVFDEVFKTMEALEKSSMNLKLNVVVQSGINTDEITDFVRLTKDKDIAVRFIEEMPFNGKGQREMQEAWNYNTILNEIKSEFDVTEMKSEKSSTSRNFLIENHKGSIGIIPAFTRTICGDCNRIRITSTGTFKNCLFDDGVFNLRDFIRNGASNQDLKELFLSLVKEKPENGFVAEANRTKGNVSESMSTIGG
- a CDS encoding molybdopterin molybdotransferase MoeA — its product is MISVEEALQIVIDSAQDFGVEEIPFIQSAGRILKEQIKADRDFPPFNRVAMDGIAIAYSSFKNGQRSFKIEGIQAAGSEQISLQNLENCIEVMTGAVLPNKCDAVIRYEDVFIENGIATISIDAVTDGQNIHQKGKDEKAGDVLIKQNTIISAAEIGVLATVGKSTVKVAKQPKVMIVSTGDELVAVDDVPLAHQIRRSNVFTLVSLLEKLHIPSETAHLTDDKPILKEKIKSFLATYDVLLFSGAVSKGKFDFLPEVLAELGVVKSFHKVAQRPGKPFWFGQTKNSSVFAFPGNPISTFVNCLAYFYPWYFKSIGVELQEENAILSEDVSFKPNLAYFLQVQLSYRYGHLIASPITGNGSGDLASLVKADAFIQLPANQNEFKKGEVFKIIRYR
- the moaC gene encoding cyclic pyranopterin monophosphate synthase MoaC, giving the protein MSDFTHINKKNNPKMVNVSDKKITKRTATAKASMFLGSEIISHFTDDELVTKKGPVFQTAIIAGIQGVKKTSELIPMCHPLLINGVDIDVEIVDEENIEVFCKVTIEGKTGVEMEALTGVNIACLTIYDMCKSISQKMLIKEVKLLEKTGGKSDIKND